A region from the Aegilops tauschii subsp. strangulata cultivar AL8/78 chromosome 5, Aet v6.0, whole genome shotgun sequence genome encodes:
- the LOC109763254 gene encoding uncharacterized protein, with the protein MRVHIHPRSAQEKPFAGHGDKIPFIRTARSLALHQRRGHIHTSIHRRSHERSTSNSTRSIDPLQLAGAMPCLAHGRHPRPPATNHCKSLTCLIRETYAHCHVPCIGIAGAGWSSGDDSEDDDDDMLNTKQVILNEIRNRQLRKESRCSGDSPALSGAFIWFFTPLDPRSVLEKVSSPEKHVVAGEEKGEAEAEAGSDAGDVESEAFFSVKSFFTRSTSRAATVASLTDMDPPATWDGFRDCEGWPFGLCRRPAVPPLPSTPADSWKWRKQSSGRSLAASPRPAHGDKITTS; encoded by the exons ATGCGCGTCCACATCCATCCCCGCTCAGCCCAAGAAAAACCATTCGCCGGCCACGGCGACAAGATCCCATTTATACGCaccgctcgctcgctcgctcttCACCAGAGGAGAGGCCACATACACACAAGCATCCATCGCCGATCGCATGAGCGTTCCACAAGCAACTCCAccagatcgatcgatcccttgcagTTGGCTGGAGCAATGCCTTGCTTGGCGCACGGCCGCCACCCCAGGCCTCCGGCCACTAACCACTGCAAGTCTCTTACCTGCCTCATCAGGGAGACCTACGCGCACTGCCATGTCCCCTGCATCGGGATCGCCGGCGCCGGGTGGAGCTCCGGCGACGacagcgaggacgacgacgacgacatgCTCAACACGAAACAG GTGATACTCAACGAGATTAGGAACCGGCAGCTGAGGAAGGAGTCGAGGTGCAGCGGGGACTCGCCGGCTCTGTCGGGCGCCTTCATCTGGTTCTTCACCCCGCTCGACCCGAGAAGCGTTCTGGAGAAGGTCTCGAGCCCTGAGAAGCACGTCGTGGCGGGGGAGGAGAAGGgagaggcggaggcggaggcgggcaGCGACGCCGGCGACGTGGAGAGCGAGGCCTTCTTCTCGGTGAAGAGCTTCTTCACGCGCAGCACGAGCCGGGCGGCGACCGTGGCGTCGTTGACGGACATGGACCCGCCGGCGACGTGGGATGGCTTCCGGGACTGCGAGGGGTGGCCGTTCGGGCTGTGCCGCCGCCCCGCCGTGCCGCCGCTGCCCAGCACGCCGGCCGACTCCTGGAAATGGCGGAAGCAGAGCAGCGGCCGCAGCCTCGCCGCGAGCCCGCGTCCTGCTCACGGTGACAAGATCACAACGAGTTGA